Proteins encoded in a region of the Paenibacillus wynnii genome:
- a CDS encoding sensor histidine kinase, with translation MSRFSIFTKLIATLLILLIPILFLFGVSNRTSTRVLTDEISKVKQYQIETLANQLDQLFFRLDTYKKMLYESTDVRNLAYPDLLDDVLDKYRINRTVSEEINRLAGYGDWKAVIAVLYPRTGIVIKSNSSLNALPKELPAKDTFWQYYSDPNEDYFMEILSYPENSVEPGEAHMRIVLKFGLSALRSALSEFKANGSGDPFLYHPGADPINNYSVNVDQINEILPRLSEIDSSMESGYMLIKSDKARFQVHFQKLESLGWYLVDYVPISHIMAPISRNQNMFYMISGMLLFMGAYLAFMMYRNIQIPFRKLIKNMNLIEKGIYSVRMIDKPNGEYRFIYDRFNAMASKIEELIEDVYKEQLRSKDATLKQLQSQINPHFLYNTLAYIKSMIELKEDKAAISMTMNLSKYYRYTTKTGSKRVRLKEELDLIHFYLEIHCMLRDDFEFDIVVDPQMEDLEVPRLIVQPLVENVILHSFNNHSEYGMIRVRCWREEGINHVAVEDTGTGIDYLVMESIRMKVYSLNEELESGLKNVHQRLRLMYGGDSGLLLSQSELGGLCVELCWSNREGVS, from the coding sequence ATGAGCAGATTCAGCATATTCACAAAACTGATAGCCACTTTATTGATCTTGCTTATCCCGATCTTATTCCTGTTTGGGGTGTCGAACCGAACAAGTACGCGTGTGTTGACTGACGAAATTAGTAAGGTGAAGCAATATCAGATTGAAACTTTAGCTAATCAATTGGATCAGTTGTTTTTTCGGCTGGATACTTATAAAAAAATGCTGTACGAAAGTACGGATGTACGTAATTTAGCCTATCCTGATTTGCTTGACGATGTCTTGGATAAATATAGAATCAATCGAACGGTATCTGAAGAGATTAATCGACTGGCCGGATATGGTGACTGGAAGGCAGTGATTGCAGTTCTTTATCCTCGCACTGGAATTGTCATTAAAAGCAACTCCAGTCTGAATGCGCTTCCAAAGGAACTTCCCGCAAAGGATACATTTTGGCAATACTATTCCGATCCCAATGAGGATTATTTCATGGAAATATTGTCTTATCCCGAAAACTCAGTGGAGCCAGGCGAGGCGCATATGAGAATAGTGCTTAAATTCGGTTTATCCGCTTTGCGGAGTGCCTTGTCTGAATTTAAAGCGAATGGTTCGGGAGATCCGTTTCTATATCATCCTGGAGCGGACCCTATTAATAATTATTCCGTAAATGTTGATCAAATTAACGAAATTCTACCCCGGCTTAGCGAGATTGATAGCTCAATGGAAAGCGGCTACATGCTCATTAAATCCGACAAGGCGAGGTTTCAGGTACACTTTCAGAAACTGGAATCATTAGGTTGGTATCTAGTTGATTATGTACCCATCAGTCATATTATGGCGCCAATCAGTCGAAACCAGAACATGTTTTATATGATAAGCGGGATGCTTTTGTTTATGGGGGCTTATCTTGCCTTTATGATGTATCGAAATATCCAGATTCCATTCCGGAAACTGATTAAGAATATGAACTTGATTGAAAAAGGTATTTATTCTGTGAGAATGATAGACAAGCCCAATGGCGAGTACCGGTTTATTTATGACAGATTTAACGCTATGGCGTCAAAAATAGAGGAGTTGATCGAAGATGTGTATAAAGAACAACTCCGATCGAAGGATGCAACGCTGAAGCAGCTGCAGTCTCAGATCAATCCGCACTTTCTGTACAACACGTTAGCTTATATCAAAAGTATGATCGAGTTGAAAGAAGACAAAGCTGCCATTTCGATGACCATGAATTTGAGCAAGTACTATCGTTATACGACCAAAACGGGAAGTAAGAGGGTACGGCTAAAAGAAGAACTGGATTTGATCCATTTCTATTTGGAAATACATTGCATGCTGAGAGACGATTTCGAATTTGATATCGTGGTCGATCCGCAGATGGAAGATCTGGAAGTTCCACGTTTAATCGTACAGCCGCTTGTCGAAAATGTAATCCTTCATTCGTTTAACAATCATTCGGAATACGGAATGATTCGGGTCCGATGCTGGAGGGAAGAAGGCATAAACCATGTAGCCGTTGAGGATACAGGTACAGGAATTGATTATTTAGTTATGGAGTCCATTCGAATGAAGGTCTATTCCCTTAACGAAGAATTAGAATCCGGGCTTAAAAATGTTCATCAGCGTCTGCGTTTGATGTACGGCGGCGACTCAGGATTGCTGCTCAGTCAATCGGAATTAGGTGGACTTTGCGTAGAATTGTGTTGGAGCAACAGGGAAGGCGTATCTTGA
- a CDS encoding carbohydrate ABC transporter permease, with the protein MTEVHTASARKINSIVHIILIISAIAMLIPFIWMVLTSLKTTTEATQIPIRYLPETPSLRGYTEAIKQSAFSHYYINTIFTAFMKTAFPVIFSSMAAYAFARIRFPGGTFLFALIISVMMVPNPVFYTPQYMMMSDLGLVNTVTALWITSLISPFATFLLRQFFLTISKELEEAAVLDGCNPFQIYWHIMLPLVKSALVAIVIIQLQWSWNELQWPLIINSSPEKMTLSSGIATLVSMFGTDYPVLMAGAFMAVVPMIVLFFIFQKQFIEGIAFSAHKG; encoded by the coding sequence ATGACAGAAGTGCACACCGCATCAGCGAGGAAAATCAATTCGATTGTTCATATCATTCTTATTATCAGCGCAATTGCTATGCTCATTCCATTTATTTGGATGGTACTGACTTCGCTGAAGACAACGACGGAAGCTACGCAAATTCCGATCCGTTATTTGCCGGAGACCCCCAGCTTAAGAGGATATACGGAAGCGATCAAGCAATCGGCATTCTCACATTACTACATAAATACTATTTTCACAGCTTTCATGAAAACAGCGTTTCCAGTTATATTCAGCTCGATGGCGGCCTATGCCTTTGCGCGGATCAGGTTTCCGGGAGGTACCTTTCTTTTTGCATTGATTATCTCAGTCATGATGGTACCTAATCCTGTTTTTTATACGCCGCAATATATGATGATGAGTGACTTGGGGTTGGTGAATACAGTTACAGCTCTTTGGATTACCTCGCTCATCAGCCCTTTCGCTACCTTTCTATTAAGACAATTTTTCCTGACCATATCTAAAGAATTGGAAGAAGCGGCTGTACTGGATGGCTGCAATCCATTTCAAATTTATTGGCACATCATGCTTCCTTTAGTCAAGTCGGCTCTAGTAGCCATTGTAATTATTCAATTGCAGTGGTCATGGAATGAACTGCAATGGCCGCTCATTATTAACAGCTCGCCTGAGAAGATGACCCTGTCATCAGGTATTGCGACGCTAGTCTCCATGTTCGGAACCGATTACCCCGTGTTAATGGCAGGCGCCTTCATGGCGGTAGTTCCAATGATCGTCCTCTTTTTTATCTTTCAAAAGCAATTTATCGAAGGTATAGCATTCAGTGCGCATAAAGGTTAA
- a CDS encoding S-layer homology domain-containing protein, whose product MNPLFVYKFRKASSFKVMLIIILLLSTFMGNVASRVHADPEPSRVPANPYPSPAVDSTLTKHDLTNAPSPLDNPLKGFAPFYPWETETSFPHSLEWYYVPLKAVMNGPDSYTFDTGLETALNAIAARGNQAAIRVYLEYPDKEDAIPDFIHQSGVAMRHNGTFNQDEPDYDNPLMVTYLTNFIKAFGAKYDGDPRIGFIHMGLVGLWGEWHTYPYDEDTADGLPNYMPNAETIGEIFTAYDTAFDQTKLEVRYPGLPGASGFNIGYHDDSFGYKEGDPLQSVTQPESIGGAYYSFLTKMLEAGSENKWITQSVGGEVRPEIQSNFFSGGVNVDSAMDDIELTHATWMINQGGISNYDVSDDTVAAGVRKMGYDLNVKSAYYNDVAQGDPLKVGVTIQNNGVAPFAYPWKVELGVKNLSGKLVKQWDTTWDMTKVMPLQIRTYPEWNLSGDPQYVPFGEPYYFDTSISNPDLNDGYYYLVMKVVNPLETLSSKAKKVRFANTDQDNEGWLNLGPVLVGESNSTTPPTSPPLPPKRLLVDNYDGTPAWSGNTQNDLNQWTGSSGFANGNGAGVAEGGALVLQYKNMSRLETNIGRNLSDTGKLVIRVKGATGGEENQVSVSIGGVTKTIGQFSGDTITTSYKDLVIDLPDQGVDLSQTIWSVAIAQAAWDTTGTIYIEEIYFTDKVESDSDPGTGPGPNPNPGSGSEIPGLIEDFESYTDDAALGQAWTEAWSDKPGSVTRALGQSSGSKGLELSVATADSEWSNIIHSIPSNKKDWSKFDGVSFWVDNTTNDNKDFSLNVALQTPIAKGEFGLKEGGSALTIAPDGSWHPAAFNGSSLDVPAGFKGVVRIPWDQFVQSAWQFEGDQNESATALNPSEVTGLQFGYPPKGYIHNVITIDDIVLYRADKILEDFESYTDDAALQNTWRIDWESGEASALRTIDKVNYSNGSQAMKFSVSPPPGKSASDWVNIKRAAFTGADSDWSAFDGLTFWVNQTSPSNKNMDLNISLVTDAPKGEFSLKEGGVVKFYNAADGWKTTVLGGGSLSIAPGYKGMVRIPWSAFAQSAWQGCDACDAVFDKSKVLQIQFGFGPKNQADNVLSIDQIGIYALAGRTSGSGGGTTTPPVEHPSRPVWATTSGTHTLEYHQAPVDNPLKGFLPFYDASEEAYFKNGDDWRDRPTQLPYSLEFFYLPLNKLMNNMDDFNWSELDKRLAEVASRGNQAVFRVYLDYPNKPSGIPQFLIDKGLETYNYKEFDNGKDATSLAPDYNDERLLDALDNFISALGTRYDGDARVGSIMIGLIGFWGEWHTYPYDGNLKTPNLMPTDTNMKRVLTSIDNAFNQTQLVLRYPMDNSTLKTKNFDVGYHDDSFAFQTLPPSLGGQGWHFWGRVNDAGVTEFWKNNSMGGEMRPEIQVKMWNNDPPKYNEPSTPIEGAQGEDYYTSLGLTHTSWLLAQGIFQTPLDAAPLARATEGSRRMGYEYYVPTAYLEGSDGNLKVGVELENKGVAPFYYSWNVELAAKSGNNIIKIWNPDWDLKDILPNTNGFDHNKLFESTTNPELGNGTYQILMRYVNPLEQINADAKKFSFANAEQNGNGWLNLGSVDVSNSAAEALVRVTGLTANTPGQVQLAPSASKQMDVTVAPAEASNKRVVWSSADHKVAYVSATGLVTAVGAGQTVIIAKSSDGNLEKQFNLTVVSGLNTNPPSGGTSTQPAIPVLENTDNGIKLGQDAITIVQTTNENGVIETTATIDSKKLRDAFQALQDHSTALKSNSVIIKLKNNGGSVKVNIPSSAFAKVVTGLPDALVIVQTDFGSYKIPVKALGLATLAEKLGVSPENMTISIGIDRVSGSMADLLSKQASREGLTLLTPALDYKISAGANGQSIELTNFGSNYLERTVILPGIIEPTNTTALIFNPTTETFSFVPAILVRHGGNTEAVIKRNGNSIYTVVSGTKTFSDLQGHWAKSEVELLASKRIINGVSLNKFSPEQPITRAEFTAILVRSLGLSSLGRDTAFSDISRGDWFADVIATSVDAGIIEGYSDGSFKPNEVITREQMAVMLSRALDYVNPSVQVKDVNEQILGKYTDNGSIASWAKYSIAELLTAQIIQGKSDTVIDPLAHASRAEAAVMLKRLLQYLQFIN is encoded by the coding sequence ATGAATCCATTATTTGTATACAAGTTTAGGAAGGCGTCATCATTTAAAGTGATGCTCATTATCATTTTGTTGCTAAGTACATTCATGGGGAATGTTGCAAGCAGAGTTCATGCGGACCCGGAACCCTCGCGCGTACCCGCTAATCCGTATCCGAGCCCAGCAGTGGACAGTACTCTAACCAAGCATGACTTAACCAATGCCCCAAGTCCGCTCGACAATCCGCTCAAAGGGTTTGCACCGTTCTATCCCTGGGAGACGGAGACTTCATTTCCCCACAGCCTAGAATGGTATTATGTTCCGCTGAAAGCGGTGATGAATGGCCCAGATTCATATACTTTTGATACTGGTTTAGAGACGGCACTGAATGCGATTGCGGCAAGAGGGAATCAGGCTGCGATTAGAGTCTATCTGGAATATCCTGATAAAGAGGATGCAATACCTGATTTTATTCATCAAAGCGGCGTTGCCATGCGTCATAACGGTACATTTAACCAGGATGAGCCTGATTATGATAATCCGTTAATGGTTACCTATTTGACAAACTTTATTAAAGCTTTCGGTGCAAAGTATGACGGGGATCCGCGTATCGGATTTATTCATATGGGCCTCGTTGGATTATGGGGGGAGTGGCATACTTACCCATATGATGAGGATACTGCAGACGGATTGCCGAACTACATGCCTAATGCTGAAACTATCGGAGAAATTTTTACCGCATATGATACAGCTTTTGATCAAACCAAGCTTGAGGTCCGATATCCCGGCTTGCCAGGTGCATCGGGGTTTAATATTGGCTACCATGATGACTCCTTCGGGTATAAGGAAGGTGATCCGCTGCAGAGTGTAACCCAGCCGGAGAGTATAGGCGGAGCCTATTACTCATTCTTGACCAAAATGCTGGAAGCCGGTTCAGAGAATAAATGGATCACGCAATCTGTGGGTGGAGAAGTACGTCCGGAAATTCAGAGCAACTTCTTCAGCGGCGGTGTTAATGTTGATAGTGCAATGGATGATATTGAACTGACTCATGCAACGTGGATGATTAATCAAGGCGGGATCAGCAACTATGATGTGAGCGATGATACCGTTGCTGCGGGCGTGAGAAAGATGGGCTACGATTTAAATGTAAAGAGCGCGTATTATAATGATGTTGCTCAAGGTGATCCGCTAAAGGTTGGAGTAACCATTCAGAATAATGGTGTTGCTCCCTTCGCTTACCCTTGGAAGGTAGAACTGGGAGTAAAGAATTTATCAGGTAAGCTTGTTAAGCAATGGGATACAACATGGGATATGACAAAGGTTATGCCTTTGCAAATCAGGACGTATCCTGAGTGGAATCTCTCTGGGGATCCACAGTACGTCCCATTTGGCGAACCCTATTATTTTGATACGTCCATTTCTAATCCAGACTTAAATGACGGTTATTATTATTTGGTTATGAAGGTCGTTAATCCGTTAGAGACCCTTAGCAGTAAAGCGAAGAAGGTAAGATTTGCGAATACGGACCAAGACAACGAAGGCTGGCTCAATTTGGGGCCAGTGCTGGTAGGGGAGAGTAATTCAACAACACCTCCAACTTCACCGCCGCTGCCGCCAAAACGCCTACTGGTAGATAATTATGATGGTACGCCAGCATGGTCTGGAAACACTCAGAATGATCTTAATCAATGGACGGGGTCAAGTGGCTTTGCAAATGGGAACGGCGCTGGTGTAGCCGAGGGCGGTGCACTAGTTCTGCAGTATAAGAATATGTCACGACTAGAAACCAACATCGGCCGGAATCTTTCAGATACAGGGAAACTGGTCATCCGGGTGAAAGGAGCTACTGGCGGTGAGGAGAATCAGGTCAGTGTTAGTATTGGCGGCGTAACGAAAACGATCGGTCAATTCAGTGGAGACACGATCACAACCAGCTATAAAGACTTGGTTATCGACCTGCCCGATCAGGGAGTGGATTTATCACAAACCATCTGGAGTGTGGCAATAGCACAAGCTGCTTGGGATACTACAGGCACCATCTATATAGAGGAAATCTACTTTACCGACAAGGTTGAATCAGATAGTGATCCTGGCACTGGACCTGGACCTAACCCTAACCCTGGTTCTGGTTCAGAAATACCAGGGCTCATTGAGGATTTCGAATCCTATACTGATGATGCTGCTCTTGGGCAAGCATGGACTGAAGCGTGGTCTGATAAGCCGGGCTCAGTTACAAGAGCGCTGGGCCAATCGAGCGGAAGCAAAGGCTTGGAGCTTTCAGTTGCAACCGCTGATTCGGAGTGGTCGAATATCATCCATTCCATTCCGTCGAATAAGAAAGACTGGTCCAAGTTTGACGGTGTAAGCTTCTGGGTGGACAATACAACAAATGATAATAAGGATTTCAGCCTAAATGTTGCACTACAAACGCCTATAGCCAAAGGGGAGTTCGGGTTAAAAGAAGGCGGGTCAGCCCTGACGATTGCTCCTGATGGAAGCTGGCACCCTGCGGCATTCAATGGAAGCTCGCTTGATGTTCCTGCTGGATTTAAAGGCGTTGTAAGAATTCCTTGGGATCAATTTGTTCAATCTGCATGGCAGTTCGAAGGCGATCAGAATGAAAGCGCTACAGCGCTGAACCCAAGCGAAGTAACCGGGCTTCAGTTCGGATACCCGCCAAAAGGTTATATCCATAACGTCATCACGATTGATGATATCGTGCTCTATCGCGCAGATAAAATACTGGAAGATTTCGAATCTTACACAGATGATGCCGCTTTGCAGAACACCTGGAGAATCGATTGGGAATCCGGAGAAGCGTCTGCGCTTCGTACGATTGACAAAGTGAACTATTCGAATGGCAGTCAAGCCATGAAGTTCTCAGTTTCCCCTCCTCCGGGCAAATCTGCGTCCGATTGGGTCAATATTAAACGTGCAGCATTTACTGGAGCAGATTCGGATTGGTCGGCATTTGATGGACTCACCTTCTGGGTCAATCAAACGTCACCAAGCAATAAAAATATGGATCTGAATATATCGCTTGTTACAGATGCACCGAAAGGTGAGTTTTCGTTAAAAGAAGGTGGTGTTGTGAAGTTCTACAACGCAGCCGACGGCTGGAAGACTACCGTTCTCGGTGGAGGTTCCCTTTCAATTGCTCCAGGCTACAAGGGAATGGTTAGAATTCCCTGGAGCGCATTCGCCCAATCCGCATGGCAAGGTTGCGATGCTTGCGATGCTGTATTTGATAAGAGCAAGGTTCTTCAAATTCAATTCGGGTTTGGCCCTAAGAATCAAGCTGACAATGTCCTTAGCATAGACCAGATTGGAATATATGCGTTAGCGGGCAGAACAAGCGGATCTGGAGGAGGAACAACGACACCTCCAGTTGAGCACCCAAGCCGGCCAGTGTGGGCAACAACGTCCGGAACTCATACTTTGGAGTATCATCAGGCACCGGTGGATAATCCGTTGAAGGGTTTCCTTCCTTTTTATGATGCATCCGAGGAAGCTTATTTCAAAAACGGTGACGATTGGCGGGACCGGCCGACCCAACTGCCATACAGCTTGGAATTCTTCTACTTGCCGCTAAACAAATTGATGAACAATATGGATGACTTTAATTGGTCTGAACTGGATAAACGGCTGGCTGAGGTAGCATCCAGAGGTAATCAGGCTGTGTTCAGGGTATATCTGGACTACCCGAACAAGCCTTCAGGAATACCGCAATTCCTGATAGATAAAGGATTAGAGACTTACAATTATAAAGAATTCGACAATGGCAAGGATGCCACGAGTTTAGCGCCTGACTATAATGATGAGCGTTTATTGGACGCTTTGGACAATTTCATCAGCGCGCTTGGAACGCGTTATGATGGCGACGCTCGTGTCGGATCCATCATGATCGGATTAATCGGTTTCTGGGGCGAATGGCATACGTATCCCTATGACGGAAATCTGAAAACGCCGAACCTGATGCCAACCGATACTAACATGAAACGGGTTCTTACCTCAATAGATAACGCCTTCAACCAAACGCAGCTTGTATTGAGATACCCAATGGATAACAGTACGCTTAAAACCAAAAACTTCGATGTCGGCTACCATGATGATTCATTTGCTTTCCAGACACTTCCCCCAAGCTTGGGAGGTCAAGGCTGGCATTTCTGGGGTAGAGTCAATGATGCAGGAGTCACTGAATTCTGGAAGAACAATAGTATGGGCGGAGAGATGAGACCGGAAATTCAAGTGAAGATGTGGAACAATGATCCGCCCAAATACAATGAACCATCGACGCCTATCGAGGGAGCACAAGGTGAGGATTATTACACGAGTCTGGGCTTGACCCATACATCCTGGCTGCTTGCACAGGGAATATTCCAAACTCCGCTGGATGCTGCCCCTTTGGCAAGAGCTACTGAAGGTTCACGCAGAATGGGATATGAATATTATGTGCCCACTGCCTACCTGGAAGGATCAGATGGAAACCTGAAAGTGGGAGTAGAACTCGAGAACAAAGGAGTAGCACCGTTTTATTACAGCTGGAATGTCGAGCTTGCGGCCAAATCAGGAAATAACATTATTAAAATATGGAATCCGGATTGGGATCTGAAAGACATTCTTCCGAATACGAATGGATTTGATCACAATAAGCTGTTTGAATCCACTACTAATCCGGAATTAGGCAATGGAACCTATCAGATATTGATGCGTTATGTAAATCCGCTCGAGCAAATCAATGCAGACGCCAAGAAGTTCAGCTTCGCAAATGCCGAGCAGAATGGGAACGGGTGGCTGAATCTGGGCAGCGTAGATGTATCGAATAGTGCTGCTGAGGCCCTGGTAAGAGTTACAGGTTTAACCGCAAATACACCCGGACAGGTACAATTGGCTCCAAGTGCAAGCAAGCAAATGGATGTCACTGTAGCTCCGGCAGAAGCCAGCAATAAAAGGGTGGTATGGTCATCTGCAGACCATAAAGTTGCATATGTATCTGCTACAGGATTGGTAACGGCAGTTGGTGCCGGCCAAACCGTCATTATAGCGAAGTCTTCCGACGGCAATCTGGAAAAGCAATTTAATTTAACTGTTGTTTCTGGCTTAAATACGAACCCGCCCTCTGGCGGCACATCAACACAGCCCGCAATACCAGTGCTGGAAAACACGGATAACGGAATCAAGTTGGGGCAAGATGCGATAACCATAGTTCAAACTACGAATGAAAATGGTGTGATCGAAACGACCGCAACCATTGATTCGAAGAAACTTCGGGATGCCTTCCAGGCTCTTCAAGACCATTCAACGGCCTTAAAGTCAAATTCGGTTATCATCAAATTGAAAAACAACGGTGGTAGCGTGAAGGTCAACATTCCTTCCTCAGCTTTTGCAAAAGTGGTGACTGGGCTGCCGGATGCGTTGGTAATTGTACAAACGGACTTTGGAAGTTACAAGATTCCTGTCAAAGCTTTAGGATTGGCCACGTTAGCGGAAAAGCTAGGCGTGAGTCCTGAAAATATGACCATAAGTATAGGCATTGACAGAGTTTCAGGGAGTATGGCAGATCTATTATCTAAACAGGCAAGCAGAGAGGGTTTGACATTACTTACCCCTGCTCTGGATTACAAAATCTCAGCTGGGGCAAACGGACAGTCGATTGAGCTAACGAACTTCGGCAGCAACTATCTCGAAAGAACGGTTATACTGCCAGGAATCATTGAGCCAACGAATACTACTGCACTCATATTTAACCCGACTACTGAGACATTTAGTTTTGTTCCAGCCATACTTGTGCGTCATGGCGGAAATACAGAAGCTGTAATCAAACGGAATGGGAACAGTATTTATACTGTAGTTTCGGGTACTAAGACGTTCTCTGATCTTCAGGGCCATTGGGCAAAATCGGAAGTCGAACTACTCGCCTCTAAGCGGATTATTAACGGGGTTTCTCTTAACAAATTTTCACCAGAGCAACCGATAACCCGCGCAGAGTTCACAGCGATACTTGTTCGTTCCCTTGGTTTGAGTTCTCTGGGTAGAGATACCGCTTTTAGTGACATATCCAGAGGAGACTGGTTTGCAGATGTCATTGCAACCTCGGTTGATGCAGGAATTATTGAAGGCTACAGTGATGGTTCATTTAAACCCAATGAAGTAATCACACGTGAGCAAATGGCTGTTATGCTGTCTAGAGCTCTGGATTATGTGAACCCATCCGTCCAGGTTAAGGATGTAAATGAACAAATCCTCGGGAAATATACAGATAACGGTTCCATTGCTTCTTGGGCAAAATACTCTATAGCTGAATTGCTCACCGCTCAGATCATACAAGGGAAATCGGATACGGTGATAGATCCTTTGGCCCATGCGAGCCGGGCTGAAGCCGCTGTGATGCTCAAACGGTTATTACAGTATTTACAATTTATTAACTAG
- a CDS encoding ABC transporter substrate-binding protein — protein sequence MKRAVSGMVAILFVSIMYILYSKYIGPEANKPVEDEPESLVTLKVIMPGDLSARMGDFVENELNDRLKKDLHMKLELTYIPWSNYQQKLELALSTGENYDLFWYGAPFVSVYYTKNYIQPLDELLNQYGQDLIKHIPAENFEQNRIGGKLWAIPTQAFTSAGKFSSVMVRQDLLERVGVSDIKTIADIELFYEKMHAIDPSYYGYLETDRGHEMLWRELTDRNYSSLDERLLFMVDEDSGEILSYVESDLYKKVAQLRESWVTRGIIDKNLVGNPAAKIDQENAGKLLFRVGAVSRAMENLQTARNADPDARLREYYFEKDKPKFITTPSNEAFMIAAASKNPERAMMFMNWILHSKENYNFIIYGVEGKDYALENGKIKLLTNDQLMYEWMWRNKDYFIAPASVEDDIIDDMLKNDENSRISKLFGFHFNEAPVKHEIAQVIAVYKEKFEPINFGLASYEEFYEDALIALKKAGYDIVFAELKKQFSEFKLQKSEAKPKVERNRS from the coding sequence ATGAAACGTGCTGTCAGTGGTATGGTCGCGATACTTTTCGTGTCTATCATGTACATCTTATACAGCAAATATATCGGTCCTGAAGCGAATAAGCCAGTGGAAGACGAGCCTGAATCGCTGGTTACATTGAAGGTAATTATGCCTGGCGATCTGTCTGCGCGTATGGGTGATTTCGTTGAGAATGAATTGAATGATCGGCTAAAGAAAGATCTACATATGAAGCTTGAATTGACTTATATTCCATGGTCCAATTATCAGCAAAAGTTGGAACTGGCCTTATCTACCGGAGAAAATTATGATTTGTTCTGGTATGGCGCACCATTCGTCTCTGTTTACTACACGAAAAATTATATTCAACCTTTAGATGAGCTTCTGAACCAATATGGGCAGGATCTGATCAAACATATTCCCGCAGAGAATTTCGAGCAGAACCGGATTGGTGGTAAGCTTTGGGCGATACCAACTCAGGCATTTACGTCCGCAGGGAAATTCTCTTCAGTAATGGTCCGCCAGGATTTGCTGGAGAGGGTCGGCGTGTCAGATATTAAGACGATCGCTGATATAGAATTATTTTACGAAAAAATGCACGCTATAGATCCAAGTTATTATGGTTATTTGGAGACAGACCGAGGGCATGAAATGCTGTGGCGCGAATTGACAGATCGAAACTACTCTTCACTGGACGAGCGGTTGTTATTTATGGTGGATGAGGATTCAGGGGAGATTCTGAGTTATGTAGAGTCTGATTTATACAAAAAAGTAGCTCAATTACGCGAGTCCTGGGTGACCAGGGGGATCATTGATAAAAATCTAGTGGGCAATCCGGCAGCCAAAATCGATCAGGAGAATGCAGGGAAACTTCTTTTTCGTGTGGGCGCGGTCTCAAGGGCCATGGAGAACCTGCAGACAGCACGAAATGCTGATCCTGATGCCAGGCTGCGCGAGTATTATTTTGAAAAGGACAAACCCAAGTTTATTACTACCCCAAGCAATGAAGCTTTTATGATTGCTGCGGCATCCAAAAATCCCGAACGTGCAATGATGTTTATGAATTGGATCTTGCATAGCAAAGAGAACTATAATTTTATTATCTATGGAGTAGAGGGAAAGGACTATGCATTAGAGAACGGGAAAATTAAGCTATTGACCAATGACCAGTTGATGTATGAGTGGATGTGGCGAAACAAAGACTATTTTATCGCACCTGCCAGTGTAGAGGACGACATTATTGATGACATGCTTAAGAACGACGAGAACTCCCGTATTTCCAAGCTATTTGGGTTTCATTTCAATGAGGCACCCGTCAAACATGAGATTGCGCAGGTTATTGCGGTTTATAAGGAAAAGTTCGAGCCCATTAATTTTGGTTTGGCCAGTTATGAAGAGTTTTATGAGGATGCCCTTATAGCGCTCAAGAAGGCAGGTTATGACATTGTTTTTGCTGAATTGAAAAAGCAGTTCTCAGAATTCAAACTCCAAAAGTCAGAAGCTAAGCCTAAAGTGGAGAGGAATCGATCATGA